A genomic window from Peromyscus maniculatus bairdii isolate BWxNUB_F1_BW_parent chromosome 1, HU_Pman_BW_mat_3.1, whole genome shotgun sequence includes:
- the LOC102918242 gene encoding homeodomain-interacting protein kinase 4, with the protein MATIQSETDCYDIIEVLGKGTFGEVAKGWRRSTGEMVAIKILKNDAYRSRIIKNELKLLRCVRGLDPDEAHVIRFLEFFHDALKFYLVFELLEQNLFEFQKENNFAPLPARHIRTVTLQVLRALARLKELAIIHADLKPENIMLVDQTRCPFRVKVIDFGSASIFSEVRYVKEPYIQSRFYRAPEILLGLPFCEKVDVWSLGCVMAELHLGWPLYPGNNEYDQVRYICETQGLPKPHLLHAARKAHHFFKRNPHPDATNPWQLKSSADYLAETKVRPLERRKYMLKSLDQIETVNGGGAVNRLSFPDREALAEHADLKSMVELIKRMLTWESHERISPSAALRHPFVSMQQLRSAHEATRYYQLSLRGCRLSLQVDGKPPPPVIAGAEDGPPYYRLAEEEDAAGLGGMAGMAGMAGMAGGGSFFREEKAPGMQRAIDQLDDLSLQEARRGLWSDTRSDAVSDMLAPLKVANTGHRVPDSGPEPILAFYGSRLTGRHKARKAPAGSKSDSNFSNLIRLSQASPEDAVSCRGSGWEEGEGRGASTEPSIISQREGDGPSIKDRTMDTERSGPELFDPSSCPGEWLNEPEWTLEGIRGSRAQGLPARHPHPHGPPRTTSFLQHVGGHH; encoded by the exons ATGGCCACCATCCAGTCAGAGACTGACTGTTACGACATCATTGAGGTACTGGGCAAGGGCACCTTCGGAGAGGTGGCTAAGGGCTGGCGTCGGAGTACAGGTGAGATGGTGGCCATCAAGATCCTGAAGAATGACGCGTACCGAAGCCGCATCATCAAGAATGAGCTGAAGCTGCTAAGATGTGTACGAGGCCTGGATCCCGATGAGGCCCACGTCATCCGCTTTCTTGAGTTCTTCCACGATGCCCTCAAGTTCTACTTGGTGTTTGAGCTCCTGGAGCAAAACCTTTTTGAGTTTCAGAAAGAGAACAACTTCGCACCTCTTCCTGCCCGGCACATCCGCACTGTCACACTGCAGGTGCTAAGAGCACTGGCCCGGCTCAAGGAGCTGGCCATCATCCACGCTGACCTCAAGCCTGAGAACATCATGTTAGTGGACCAGACCCGCTGCCCCTTCAGGGTAAAG GTGATTGACTTCGGCTCGGCCAGCATATTCAGTGAGGTGCGCTATGTGAAGGAGCCATACATCCAGTCCCGCTTCTACAGGGCCCCAGAGATCCTGTTGGGGCTGCCCTTCTGCGAGAAGGTGGACGTGTGGTCCCTGGGCTGCGTCATGGCCGAGCTGCACCTGGGCTGGCCTCTCTACCCGGGCAATAATGAGTATGACCAGGTGCGCTACATCTGTGAGACGCAGGGCTTGCCCAAGCCCCACCTGCTGCACGCCGCCCGCAAGGCTCACCACTTCTTCAAGCGGAACCCCCACCCTGATGCCACCAACCCCTGGCAGCTGAAGTCCTCTGCCGACTACCTGGCTGAGACCAAG GTTCGCCCACTGGAACGCCGCAAGTACATGCTCAAGTCCTTGGACCAGATTGAGACAGTGAATGGTGGCGGGGCTGTGAATCGGCTGAGCTTCCCAGACCGGGAGGCGCTGGCCGAGCATGCCGACCTCAAGAGCATGGTGGAGCTGATCAAACGCATGCTAACATGGGAGTCTCACGAGCGCATCAGCCCCAGCGCGGCCCTGCGCCACCCCTTCGTGTCCATGCAGCAGCTGCGTAGCGCCCACGAGGCCACCCGCTACTACCAGCTGTCTCTCCGCGGCTGCCGTCTGTCCCTGCAGGTGGACGGCAAACCGCCCCCGCCGGTCATAGCCGGCGCAGAGGATGGGCCTCCCTACTACCGCCTGGCCGAGGAGGAGGACGCCGCAGGCCTGGGGGGCATGGCGGGCATGGCGGGCATGGCGGGCATGGCGGGCGGCGGGTCCTTCTTCAGGGAGGAGAAGGCTCCAGGGATGCAGAGGGCCATCGAccagcttgatgacctgagtcttCAGGAGGCCCGACGGGGGCTGTGGAGCGACACACGGTCCGACGCGGTCTCTGACATGCTGGCCCCACTCAAAGTAGCGAATACTGGCCATCGAGTCCCTGATTCAGGCCCGGAGCCTATCCTGGCTTTCTACGGCAGCCGCTTGACCGGCCGCCACAAGGCCCGCAAGGCCCCGGCAGGCTCCAAATCTGACTCCAATTTCAGTAACCTTATCCGGCTAAGTCAGGCCTCCCCAGAGGATGCTGTGTCCTGTCGGGGCAgtggctgggaggaaggagaaggccgTGGGGCCTCCACAGAGCCATCTATCATCTCACAACGGGAAGGAGATGGGCCCAGCATCAAAGACAGGACCATGGACACTGAG AGGTCAGGCCCTGAGCTCTTCGATCCAAGCAGCTGTCCTGGAGAGTGGCTGAATGAGCCAGAATGGACCCTAGAGGGCATCCGGGGGTCTCGAGCTCAAGGGCTCCCCGCCCGCCATCCCCACCCACATGggccacccaggaccaccagctttCTGCAGCATGTTGGAGGGCACCACTGA
- the LOC102918546 gene encoding periaxin has protein sequence MEARSRSAEELRRAELVEIIVETEAQTGVSGINVAGGGKEGIFVRELREDSPAARSLSLQEGDQLLSARVFFENFKYEDALRLLQCAEPYKVSFCLKRTVPTGDLALRPGTVSGFEMKGPRAKVAKLNIQSLSPVKKKKMVPGALGTPADLAPVDVEFSLPKFSRLRRGLKIEAAKGAVPAAPARRRLQLPRLRVREVAEEAQVARMAAAAPPPRKAKAEAEVATGAGFTAPKIELVGPRLPSAEVGVPQVSTESASGFALHLPTLGLGAPAAPAVEPPATGIQVPQVELPTLPSLPPLPTLPCLDTQEGAAVVKVPTLDVAAPSVGVDLALPGTEVEAQGEVPEVALKMPRLSFPRFGVRGKEATEAKEVKGSPEAKAKGPRLRMPTFGLSLLEPRPSGPEAVAESKLKLPTLKMPSFGIGVAGPEVKAPKGPEVKLPKVPDVKLPKVPEAAIPDVRLPEVQLPKMSEVKLPKIPEMAVPEVHLPEVQLPKVPEMKVPEMKLPKVPEMAVPDVHLPDVQLPKVPEMKLPEMKLPKVPEMAVPDVHLPDVQLPKVPEMKLPEMKLPKMPEMAVPDVRLPEVQLPKVSEMKLPKMPEMAVPDVRLPEVQLPKVSEMKLPKMPEMAVPDVRLPEVQLPKVSEMKLPKMPEMAVPDVRLPEVQLPKVSEIKVPDVKLPEMKLPEIKLPKVPEMAVPDVHLPELQLPKVSDIRLPELQVSQVPEVQLPKVPEMKLPMVPEVQRKAAGAEQAEGTEFSFKLPKMTMPKLGKVGKPSEAGLEVPGKLMTLPCLQPEVGSEVARVGVPSLSLPSVELDLPGALGLEGQVQEGKVEKPEGPRVAAGVGELGFRVPSVEIVTPQLPTVEVEKEQLEMVEMKAKPTSKFSLPKFGLSGPKVAKAEVERPGRATKLKVSKFAISLPKARAGAEAEAKGAGEAGLLPALDLSIPQLSLDAHLPSGKVEVAGAESKPKGPRFALPKFGVKGRDSEAEVLMAGEAELEGKGRGWDGKVRMPRLKMPSFGLSRGKEAEVEDGRVSPGGKLEATAAQLKIPEVELVTPGAQEAGGVASAAARPSGLQVSTTKVVAEGQEGVLRVPTLGISLPQVELASFREAGTEITAPSAEGTAGSVMPELPGTQVAGGDLLVGEGIFKMPTVTVPQLELDVGLSHEAQAGEAAKSEGALKLTLPTLGAGGRGEGPEHQDPGAQRTFQLSLPDVELTSPVSSHAEYRVAEGDGDAGHKLKVRLPLFGLVRAKEGTEVGEKAKSPKLRLPRVGFSQSESVSGEGSPSPEEEEEVGGEGASGHRGRVRVRLPRVGLASPSKVSKGQEGETTSKSPVGEKSPKFRFPRVSLSPKARSGSRDREEGGFRVRLPSVGFSETAAPGSTRMEGTQAAAM, from the exons GGGACCAGCTGCTGAGTGCGCGCGTCTTCTTTGAGAACTTCAAGTATGAGGATGCGCTTCGCCTGTTGCAATGCGCCGAGCCCTACAAGGTCTCCTTCTGCCTGAAGCGCACTGTGCCCACAGGGGACCTGGCGCTGCGGCCCGGGACGGTGTCTGGCTTCGAGATGAAGGGCCCGCGGGCCAAAGTGGCCAAGCTG aaCATCCAGAGTCTGTCCcctgtgaagaagaagaagatggtgCCGGGGGCCCTGGGGACCCCTGCAGATCTGGCCCCTGTCGACGTCGAGTTCTCCCTACCCAAGTTCTCCCGACTGCGTCGGGGTCTCAAAATCGAGGCTGCCAAGGGAGCTGTCCCAGCGGCCCCTGCCCGTCGTCGTCTCCAGCTGCCCCGGCTACGCGTCCGAGAAGTGGCTGAAGAGGCCCAGGTAGCCCGAATGGCGGCTGCTGCTCCTCCCCCGAGGAAGGCCAAGGCAGAGGCTGAGGTAGCCACGGGAGCTGGGTTCACAGCCCCTAAGATCGAGCTAGTTGGGCCCCGGCTGCCAAGTGCTGAGGTGGGCGTTCCTCAGGTGTCAACAGAGTCAGCCAGCGGCTTTGCCCTTCACCTGCCAACCCTTGGGTTAGGAGCCCCAGCTGCaccagctgtggagcccccagcCACAGGAATCCAGGTTCCACAAGTGGAgctccccaccctgccctcttTACCCCCTCTCCCCACACTTCCATGCCTGGACACCCAGGAAGGGGCTGCAGTGGTGAAGGTCCCCACCCTGGATGTGGCAGCACCTTCCGTGGGAGTGGACCTGGCTTTGCCGGGTACAGAAGtggaggcccagggagaggtACCTGAGGTGGCCCTGAAGATGCCCCGCCTCAGTTTCCCCCGCTTTGGGGTTCGAGGGAAGGAAGCTACTGAAGCTAAGGAGGTCAAGGGAAGCCCTGAGGCCAAAGCAAAGGGTCCCAGACTTCGAATGCCCACCTTTGGGCTTTCTCTCCTGGAGCCCCGGCCCTCTGGCCCCGAAGCTGTCGCCGAGAGCAAGCTGAAGCTCCCCACCCTCaagatgccctcttttggcattgGGGTGGCTGGGCCTGAGGTCAAGGCACCCAAAGGGCCCGAAGTGAAGCTCCCCAAGGTTCCTGATGTCAAACTCCCAAAAGTGCCTGAGGCAGCCATTCCAGATGTGCGACTCCCCGAGGTTCAGCTGCCCAAAATGTCAGAGGTGAAACTTCCAAAGATCCCTGAGATGGCCGTACCTGAGGTTCACCTTCCAGAAGTGCAGCTGCCCAAAGTCCCGGAGATGAAAGTCCCGGAAATGAAGCTCCCAAAGGTGCCTGAGATGGCCGTACCTGATGTTCACCTTCCAGATGTACAGCTTCCAAAAGTTCCCGAAATGAAGCTCCCAGAGATGAAGCTCCCGAAGGTGCCTGAGATGGCTGTGCCTGATGTTCACCTTCCAGATGTACAGCTTCCAAAAGTTCCTGAAATGAAGCTCCCAGAGATGAAGCTCCCAAAGATGCCGGAGATGGCAGTGCCAGATGTTCGACTTCCAGAAGTTCAGCTGCCCAAAGTGTCAGAGATGAAACTCCCAAAGATGCCGGAGATGGCAGTGCCCGATGTTCGACTTCCAGAAGTGCAGCTGCCCAAAGTGTCAGAGATGAAGCTCCCAAAGATGCCGGAGATGGCAGTGCCTGATGTTCGACTTCCAGAAGTGCAGCTGCCCAAAGTGTCAGAGATGAAGCTCCCAAAGATGCCGGAGATGGCAGTGCCTGATGTTCGACTTCCAGAAGTTCAGCTGCCCAAAGTGTCAGAGATCAAAGTGCCTGACGTGAAACTTCCTGAAATGAAGCTTCCAGAAATAAAACTCCCCAAAGTGCCTGAGATGGCAGTACCTGATGTTCACCTCCCCGAGCTGCAGCTGCCCAAAGTGTCAGATATTCGGCTGCCTGAACTTCAAGTGTCACAGGTCCCAGAGGTGCAGCTTCCTAAGGTACCAGAGATGAAGTTGCCCATGGTTCCTGAGGTTCAGAGAAAAGCGGCAGGGGCGGAACAGGCAGAAGGGACTGAGTTTAGTTTCAAGTTGCCCAAGATGACCATGCCCAAGCTGGGGAAGGTGGGCAAGCCCAGTGAGGCAGGTCTTGAGGTTCCAGGTAAACTCATGACACTTCCCTGTTTGCAGCCAGAGGTGGGCAGTGAGGTGGCCCGTGTTggtgtcccctccctctctctgccctctgtggAGCTTGACTTGCCTGGGGCCCTGGGCCTGGAGGGACAAGTCCAAGAAGGCAAAGTGGAGAAGCCAGAGGGCCCCAGGGTGGCAGCAGGTGTTGGAGAGCTGGGTTTCCGGGTGCCCTCTGTGGAGATTGTAACTCCACAGCTGCCCACGGTTGAAGTTGAGAAAGAGCAGCTAGAGATGGTAGAAATGAAAGCCAAACCCACTTCCAAGTTTTCTCTGCCCAAGTTTGGACTTTCGGGGCCCAAAGTGgcaaaggcagaggtggagaggCCTGGGCGAGCCACCAAGCTGAAGGTGTCCAAGTTTGCCATCTCACTCCCCAAAGCTCGAGCGGGGGCCGAAGCGGAAGCAAAGGGGGCTGGGGAAGCAGGGCTGCTGCCTGCCCTGGACCTGTCCATCCCACAGCTCAGCCTGGATGCTCATCTGCCCTCAGGCAAAGTGGAGGTAGCAGGGGCTGAGAGCAAGCCCAAAGGGCCCAGGTTTGCGCTGCCCAAGTTTGGGGTGAAAGGCCGGGACTCTGAGGCTGAAGTACTAATGGCGGGGGAGGCTGAGCTTGAGGGAAAGGGCCGGGGCTGGGACGGGAAGGTGAGGATGCCGAGGCTGAAGATGCCATCTTTTGGGCTGTCCCgagggaaggaagcagaagtGGAGGATGGGCGTGTTAGCCCTGGGGGAAAACTGGAGGCCACAGCTGCACAGCTTAAGATCCCAGAGGTGGAACTGGTCACACCAggagctcaggaggcagggggcGTTGCCAGTGCAGCAGCGAGACCGTCAGGCCTGCAGGTGTCTACCACTAAGGTGGTCGCAGAGGGCCAGGAGGGAGTGCTGAGGGTGCCCACCCTGGGCATCTCACTGCCCCAGGTAGAACTGGCCAGCTTTCGGGAGGCAGGTACTGAGATTACAGCCCCTTCTGCAGAGGGCACAGCAGGCTCGGTGATGCCGGAGCTGCCTGGAACCCAGGTGGCAGGTGGTGATCTGTTAGTGGGGGAGGGCATCTTCAAGATGCCCACGGTGACAGTGCCCCAGCTAGAGCTGGATGTGGGGCTGAGCCATGAAGCCCAGGCGGGTGAAGCAGCAAAGAGTGAGGGTGCGTTGAAGCTGACGTTGCCAACGCtgggagcaggaggcagaggagagggtcCTGAGCACCAGGACCCCGGGGCCCAGCGCACCTTCCAGCTCTCGTTGCCTGACGTGGAACTCACTTCACCAGTGAGTAGCCACGCCGAGTACAGAGTGGCAGAGGGTGATGGGGATGCCGGACACAAACTCAAGGTTCGGCTGCCCCTGTTTGGTCTGGTGAGGGCTAAGGAAGGAACAGAAGTTGGAGAAAAGGCTAAGAGTCCGAAGCTCAGGCTGCCCAGAGTGGGTTTCAGCCAAAGTGAGTCAGTCTCTGGAGAAGGCTCTCCAAgccctgaggaggaggaagaggttggTGGGGAAGGGGCTTCGGGTCACCGGGGTCGGGTCAGGGTCCGATTACCTCGTGTAGGCTTGGCTTCCCCTTCTAAGGTCTCTAAGGGACAAGAGGGTGAAACAACCTCCAAGTCCCCGGTTGGGGAGAAGTCACCCAAATTCCGCTTTCCCAGGGTGTCGTTAAGCCCCAAGGCCCGGAGTGGGAGTAGGGACCGTGAAGAAGGTGGGTTCAGGGTCCGATTGCCCAGTGTGGGGTTTTCAGAAACAGCGGCTCCAGGCTCCACAAGGATGGAGGgaacccaggctgctgccatgTGA